The genomic DNA GCTTGCGCTGCCTACAGTTTTGAAGCATAATTTCTTAAAATTGTTTGGTTTATTagatttaaaatgtgttgttttcacATCGATTTCCATTTGATGACTATGTTAAAcatttaatggtaacacttttcaataaggttcccttttttaacatttgttaatgcagtaGGTATCATGAATGAacagtgaaaaatatttttaattattatttattagtcttggtaatgttaatggataaacacaattgttctttgttagttcatagtgcatgaactaatgttaacaaatgttaaaattaacattaaccaagatttacaAATGCTGAACATTTATTGTTCATTAGccccattcacacatgcaaccaggtaaattacaggaaaattgttGTGTTGCCTTTAAttgtaaatgtacaaaatgtaccAAAAAggaaatttataggtaatgatacaactttgcattaaggaaaattgccagagcaaaatttaccagtatctTCTGAAGGGTGGTGAACACACATAACCTCTAAACTAGAAATTGTAggtcattttctggaaaaggctgtatgtgtaaaAGCAACTAttattgttattcatgttaacatgttaacagatggaaccttattttaaagtgttacccactTGACTATTTTATATGAGATAATATGATTTCCTTCATATTCATGATGTTACTAATAGTACATAAAAAAGGAACAAAGCATGGGTATTTAAtgtcatttatatttaataatatataaaataaaaaataaacattcagctTCAAAGCCTAGAAAAAATGTACACTGAACAATTAGAAaacgaatattttttttttaatattgataaCATAGAtctaaaataatcatttaaacaaCTTGTAAACAACAGTAACATTttaacagaaacactcaaactttATACAACAAATAGACAACTTAAAACTCATCAAAATAACAATTTACTCTTAGGCCCATCTTATCATGTAATTCCAGGAAACAAATCTCCATGTCAtcattgaaatgaaaatgaaatgtgaaGGACTCTCTGGAAAGTTCTGGTTCTTCAAAATGATTGAGGATGGCCCTTTCCTTGTTCTCTTCTTCCAATTGTAGGAAACAAGGCTGTTCAGCTTTGTCCCTGAACTGCTGTTTATTCCCATACAGCCATTTCAAAACTGTTTTGGGGTCTTAATTATTGGTAGCTCCTTCATTAGAGAAGAGTAAAGAATAATGCAATTATTGGTTTTAATATTTGCAGCAACacctatatacagtgtatatatatatatatatatatatatatagagagagagagagagagagagagagagagagagagagagagagagagagagagtatgtatgtatgtatatatatgtacatgtctATATTTGACATACCTCATTGCTGCTGGGAGTGCCTTGTTCTCCTCTTGGAAGTGACTCCTGAACAAAGGCTTCTGTCCTGAAACTTAAATGTTTTGGTTGGCTGactgctggcgtgggcactgttgcactggtgaaTGATTGTGTGTTtctgaccgctggcgtgggcactggtgGTTGGTgatgtgtctctgactgctggcgtgggcactgttgcactggtgattgattgtgtgtctctgaccgctggcgttGGCACTGGTGGTTGGTgatgtgtctctgactgctggcgtgggcactgttgcactggtgatTGATTGTGTGTCTCTGACCACTGGCGTGGGCACTGGTAGTTGGTgatgtgtctctgaccgctggcgtgggcactggtAGTTGGTgatgtgtctctgactgctggcgtgggcactgttgcactggtgatTGATTGTGTGTCTCTGACCACTGGCGTGGGCACTGGTAGTTGGTgatgtgtctctgaccgctggcgtgggcactgttgcactggtgatTGATTGTGTTTCTCTGACCGCTGGCGTTGGCACTGGTGGTTGGTgatgtgtctctgactgctgggATTGTCACTGTTGCAACTGCAACTGTTGTTGTTGCTGCAACAGGTTTTGCATTGCTGCAACTGAGGTAATTTTTGACCTCTCCCAATCGTAATATGTCTctacaaggggaaaaaaaatgcacCACACGCACTGCTCAATTTCGGGAATTTtgaccaatgcaacaaaatacttACAGTGCTCAAGAGTATTAGTAAGCTACCACAAACTCACAAACCATAGgcctaaataaaacatttaaaaaactaaacaaaagggaacaacccatttatattcagaaatataatttaaaaaaattaaataaa from Myxocyprinus asiaticus isolate MX2 ecotype Aquarium Trade chromosome 29, UBuf_Myxa_2, whole genome shotgun sequence includes the following:
- the LOC127419662 gene encoding uncharacterized protein LOC127419662 — encoded protein: MPAVRVVHFFSPCRDILRLGEVKNYLSCSNAKPVAATTTVAVATVTIPAVRDTSPTTSANASGQRNTINHQCNSAHASGQRHITNYQCPRQWSETHNQSPVQQCPRQQSETHHQLPVPTPAVRDTSPTTSAHASGQRHTINHQCNSAHASSQRHITNHQCQRQRSETHNQSPVQQCPRQQSETHHQPPVPTPAVRNTQSFTSATVPTPAVSQPKHLSFRTEAFVQESLPRGEQGTPSSNEELPIIKTPKQF